The proteins below are encoded in one region of Winogradskyella helgolandensis:
- a CDS encoding PAS domain S-box protein yields MKKKTILIVDDTFENRYLLKIILEEAGYKVIEANDGSQGLDKLQHSYDNGLSVDLIISDILMPVMDGYMFCQECRMNQMFYDIPFVFYTSTYTEKLDEDFALKLGALHFLRKPTDQDKILKVIEEAFHEIKPKSEILKKVQYTEQEVLKLYSERLISKLEQKKIDLEKEVLDRKKAEQLLIHENEILDLIALNTPIDGIFNQLLLNYETFHPNCFGSLSLLNDDGLHLSLVSAPSIPKPYNEAMKSFEIGASAGSCGTAAFTKKPVIVSDISTDKLWSNYKDIALEHNLKSCWSLPILSKKNEVLGTFAVYSKSINTPSLEDIRELKLTLSLISIAIEKSNIVAEIKKKDESYKALVNQASDVILNYSMDGTIHSFNKATYQLLGYTLSEFSKLNLNDFLVGDFVTNPEIHNKILNGESVLFERQIICKDKTILDIEVSAKKQVDGKILSIGRNITDRKIVETKLQESEYNLRQSQVTANIGSYVLDLNTRTWESTEVANSVFGIPESYVKTIESWVLIIHPDEREMMYNYLENGIRNNRKFDKEYRVVKIDSKEEVWVHGTGEFIYDNHGKAVKMIGTMQDITHRKQAELRLRESEHNLRQSQIVANIGSYTVDLKSGTWESSRVLDKIFGINESYVKSKEGWLNLIHPEYVEKTVKHFEYAVKNRKKIDIEYKVVKVGSKKEIWVHALGELIFDNDTNPIRIIGTTQDITERKNNELELKVANEFSSSLLKSMNEGLYAINLDSEIISVNPSFCEMTGFTEKELLGHKRPYPFSPPELKEENQERYNLLIQDKNKTDYENTYVRKNGDRFPVHVLVSSIHDENGIKTANFATIEDITERRKAEKRLQLAKEFNDNLVMSMQEGLIIVGLKGEIMMVNNSTCAILGYSKEELIGLTLPYPFTRKEDIEKIESINERIAKGEAPKFQFEFIRKNGEIFLASFLSGNIKNDKGEVIALFGTIKDVSEEERAKKVLEQNAKKSIERKNVILELASLVGTEYKEVLNKITALSAKTLNVDRGSILKFNNDRTEMLCEKLYNLKNDAYENGQVFYKQGSEGFFAAISKNKIVNASDVLSHKLFKGSLNTYFIPLNIKSKLSIPIQGINEVYGILCFEQIDVMREWTTDEEEFATSIANLVSLMIQSAERKLAEKASAIANHQLTLANEELNKLRDQLEQENVYLRNELDLVFNYEEMVYGSEEFSNVLTEIEKVAPTNATVLLLGESGTGKELLARAIHNISARNKKPLIKVNCAAIPRELLESELFGHKKGSFTGAFSDKIGKFELADKGTLFLDEIGELPLDMQPKILRFLQEGEIEVVGGVGTKKLDVRVIAATNRNLKEEIKHKRFREDLYFRLHVFPVNVPSLRERKDDIPLLVEHFVDKFNKEYGKNIKYIADEAMRKLKNYNWPGNIRELENLIERASILSSEETLSIPGFESSGQMTNPIHNKDLSLDEAQRNHILLVLERCDWKISGPNGASKLLNIKPSTLRDRMKKLDLKKSL; encoded by the coding sequence GTGAAAAAGAAAACAATTCTTATTGTAGATGATACATTTGAAAACCGTTACTTACTAAAAATTATACTTGAAGAAGCAGGTTACAAGGTAATTGAAGCAAATGACGGAAGTCAGGGTTTAGATAAATTACAACATAGTTATGATAATGGTCTTAGCGTAGATCTCATTATTTCAGATATTTTAATGCCAGTTATGGACGGTTATATGTTCTGTCAAGAATGTAGAATGAACCAAATGTTTTATGATATTCCATTTGTGTTTTATACCTCTACCTATACTGAAAAGCTAGATGAAGATTTTGCTTTAAAACTTGGAGCGCTTCATTTCTTAAGAAAACCTACGGATCAGGATAAAATATTGAAAGTGATTGAAGAAGCCTTTCATGAAATTAAACCAAAATCAGAAATCTTAAAAAAAGTTCAATATACAGAACAAGAAGTTTTGAAACTTTATAGCGAGCGACTCATTAGTAAGCTAGAACAAAAAAAAATAGACCTCGAAAAAGAGGTGTTAGATCGAAAAAAAGCAGAGCAATTATTAATCCATGAAAATGAAATACTTGATTTAATTGCTTTAAATACTCCAATTGATGGGATATTTAATCAGTTGCTATTAAATTATGAAACTTTCCACCCTAATTGTTTTGGGTCGTTAAGTTTACTAAATGATGATGGTTTACACCTTAGTCTAGTGTCTGCACCTTCAATACCAAAACCATACAACGAAGCGATGAAAAGTTTTGAAATTGGTGCATCCGCAGGGTCTTGTGGTACAGCTGCATTTACCAAAAAGCCGGTAATTGTTTCGGATATTAGTACTGATAAGTTATGGTCAAATTATAAAGATATAGCCTTAGAGCACAATTTAAAGTCATGTTGGTCATTACCTATACTATCTAAAAAAAATGAGGTTCTAGGTACTTTTGCCGTTTATAGTAAGTCTATCAATACTCCATCATTAGAAGATATTCGCGAATTAAAACTAACGCTTAGTTTAATTAGTATAGCCATTGAGAAGTCTAACATTGTAGCAGAAATTAAAAAGAAAGATGAATCTTATAAAGCGTTAGTAAATCAGGCTAGTGATGTTATACTCAATTACTCAATGGATGGCACTATTCATTCCTTTAATAAGGCAACTTATCAACTATTAGGTTATACATTAAGTGAGTTTTCGAAATTAAACTTAAATGATTTCCTTGTTGGCGATTTTGTTACAAATCCAGAGATACATAATAAGATACTGAACGGGGAATCTGTGCTTTTTGAAAGGCAGATAATATGTAAAGATAAAACCATATTAGATATAGAGGTCTCTGCAAAAAAGCAAGTAGATGGTAAGATATTGTCTATTGGGCGAAATATAACAGATCGTAAAATTGTAGAAACGAAACTCCAAGAAAGCGAATATAATTTAAGACAATCTCAAGTAACTGCTAATATAGGGTCTTATGTTTTAGATTTAAATACAAGGACTTGGGAATCTACAGAAGTGGCCAATAGTGTTTTTGGTATACCAGAGTCATATGTAAAAACAATTGAAAGCTGGGTGCTTATTATTCATCCAGATGAAAGAGAGATGATGTATAATTATTTAGAAAATGGCATCCGAAATAATAGAAAATTTGACAAAGAATATAGAGTTGTTAAGATAGATTCTAAAGAAGAGGTTTGGGTACATGGGACTGGGGAATTTATATATGACAATCATGGAAAGGCTGTAAAGATGATTGGAACGATGCAAGATATAACCCATCGTAAACAAGCGGAACTAAGACTTAGAGAAAGCGAACATAACTTAAGGCAATCTCAAATAGTTGCTAATATTGGGTCTTATACAGTAGATTTAAAATCTGGTACTTGGGAAAGTTCAAGAGTGTTAGATAAAATTTTTGGAATTAATGAATCCTACGTAAAATCTAAGGAGGGTTGGCTTAATCTTATTCATCCAGAATACGTAGAAAAAACAGTAAAACATTTTGAATATGCTGTTAAAAACAGAAAAAAAATTGATATAGAATATAAGGTTGTAAAAGTAGGTTCTAAGAAAGAAATTTGGGTTCATGCCCTTGGTGAATTAATTTTTGATAATGATACCAATCCTATTAGAATAATTGGAACCACACAAGATATTACTGAACGAAAAAATAATGAATTAGAATTAAAAGTTGCCAATGAGTTTTCGTCTAGTCTTCTAAAATCTATGAATGAAGGCTTGTATGCTATAAATTTAGATTCAGAAATAATTAGTGTAAATCCTTCATTTTGTGAAATGACAGGGTTTACAGAAAAAGAATTATTAGGGCATAAGCGTCCATATCCTTTTTCTCCGCCTGAATTAAAAGAAGAAAATCAAGAGCGTTACAACTTACTAATTCAAGATAAAAATAAAACGGATTATGAAAACACATATGTCCGTAAAAATGGGGATCGGTTCCCAGTTCATGTTTTAGTCTCTAGTATCCATGATGAGAATGGTATTAAAACGGCAAATTTTGCAACTATAGAAGATATTACAGAGCGTCGTAAAGCAGAAAAACGGTTACAATTAGCCAAAGAATTTAATGACAATCTTGTAATGTCCATGCAAGAAGGATTAATTATAGTGGGTCTTAAAGGCGAAATAATGATGGTTAATAATTCTACTTGCGCTATTCTTGGCTATTCTAAAGAAGAGTTAATAGGCCTTACTTTGCCGTATCCATTTACTAGGAAAGAAGATATTGAAAAGATAGAAAGTATTAATGAAAGAATAGCAAAAGGCGAAGCTCCAAAGTTTCAATTTGAATTTATTAGAAAGAATGGTGAAATATTTTTAGCGTCTTTTTTATCTGGGAATATAAAAAATGACAAAGGAGAAGTTATAGCTTTATTTGGTACCATAAAAGATGTTTCCGAAGAAGAAAGAGCTAAAAAGGTTTTAGAACAGAATGCTAAAAAATCTATAGAGCGAAAGAATGTTATATTGGAATTGGCCAGTCTTGTAGGTACTGAATATAAAGAAGTATTAAATAAAATTACCGCATTATCAGCAAAAACGTTAAATGTTGATAGAGGAAGTATTTTAAAATTCAACAATGATAGAACAGAAATGCTTTGCGAAAAGTTATATAATCTAAAAAATGACGCATATGAAAATGGCCAAGTCTTCTATAAACAAGGAAGTGAAGGTTTTTTTGCAGCTATAAGTAAAAACAAAATAGTTAATGCTTCAGATGTTCTATCTCACAAGTTATTTAAAGGGTCTTTAAATACTTATTTTATACCTTTAAATATAAAGTCAAAATTAAGTATTCCTATTCAAGGGATAAATGAAGTTTATGGTATTTTATGTTTTGAGCAAATAGATGTAATGCGTGAGTGGACTACAGATGAAGAAGAGTTTGCGACTTCTATTGCTAATTTAGTTTCATTAATGATTCAGAGTGCTGAGCGGAAATTGGCAGAAAAAGCATCGGCTATAGCAAACCATCAACTTACGTTAGCAAATGAAGAGCTAAATAAACTTAGAGATCAATTAGAGCAAGAAAATGTATACCTAAGAAACGAGTTAGATCTAGTATTTAACTACGAAGAAATGGTTTACGGAAGTGAAGAGTTTAGCAATGTATTAACTGAAATAGAAAAAGTAGCGCCTACAAATGCAACAGTATTGCTGCTTGGCGAATCAGGGACAGGTAAGGAGTTATTAGCAAGGGCGATCCATAATATAAGTGCGAGAAATAAAAAGCCTTTAATTAAAGTGAATTGTGCCGCTATACCAAGAGAGCTTTTGGAGAGTGAATTATTTGGACATAAAAAAGGGTCATTCACAGGAGCGTTTAGTGATAAAATAGGAAAGTTTGAATTAGCAGATAAAGGCACTTTATTTTTAGATGAAATAGGGGAGTTGCCTTTAGACATGCAACCAAAAATTTTAAGGTTTCTACAAGAAGGAGAAATTGAAGTTGTTGGAGGTGTTGGGACAAAAAAGTTAGACGTTAGAGTTATTGCAGCAACGAATCGAAATTTAAAAGAAGAAATTAAACATAAACGTTTTAGAGAAGATTTATATTTTAGACTTCATGTGTTTCCTGTTAATGTACCTTCACTTCGGGAACGAAAAGATGATATTCCATTGTTGGTGGAGCATTTTGTAGATAAATTTAATAAAGAATACGGAAAAAATATTAAATATATAGCAGATGAGGCTATGCGGAAGCTCAAAAATTATAATTGGCCTGGTAATATAAGAGAGTTGGAGAATTTAATTGAACGCGCCTCTATTTTGTCTTCAGAAGAAACGTTGTCTATTCCAGGGTTTGAATCAAGCGGTCAAATGACAAATCCAATACATAATAAAGATTTATCTTTAGATGAGGCGCAACGCAACCATATTTTGTTGGTGCTAGAACGATGCGACTGGAAAATAAGTGGGCCAAATGGTGCTTCTAAATTATTAAACATAAAGCCAAGTACTCTTCGTGATAGAATGAAAAAACTCGATTTAAAAAAGTCTCTTTAA
- a CDS encoding DUF7793 family protein produces the protein MSKIIGFNNAIFWTDDTGILYCEFNNDDPNFKLELNNVELYIKAITTLCDGNAMPFLIDLKGTRGTFSVSAAKMLAQNPEIIKLRISESYVVNNLGMKLLLSFYKRLYDHVTPFAIFNDVALAKKYALETKNNVHKTSELQYQY, from the coding sequence ATGAGTAAAATTATTGGATTTAATAATGCCATATTTTGGACAGATGACACAGGTATTCTTTATTGCGAATTTAATAATGATGACCCAAATTTTAAATTAGAATTAAATAATGTTGAGCTATATATTAAAGCTATAACAACACTATGCGATGGTAATGCTATGCCCTTTCTCATAGATTTAAAAGGTACTCGTGGGACTTTTTCTGTTTCTGCAGCTAAAATGTTGGCTCAAAACCCTGAAATAATTAAGTTAAGAATTTCAGAGTCTTACGTTGTTAATAACTTAGGAATGAAATTATTACTATCTTTTTATAAACGTTTATATGATCATGTTACACCATTTGCTATTTTTAATGATGTAGCATTGGCAAAGAAATATGCTTTAGAAACTAAAAATAACGTTCATAAAACTAGTGAATTACAGTATCAATATTAA
- a CDS encoding sterol desaturase family protein: MDFTNPLVYGVPVFLALIALELTYSKILDDKQLYNWKDLLSSVSLGIGSAVIAALIKTISMIVIFDFVYNIFNPLVDGVRTNIMGYESFGYVWYIWVICMLLDDFTYYWFHRQNHMVRFFWAAHIVHHSSDNFNLGTAVRNGWFTIFYKPFFYVWIVIIGFPPEMLVVCLGIEALWQFQLHTQYIKKMGFIEKFVNTHTMHQVHHARNIEYMDKNHGGFLNIFDRIFGTWKELDETIPIEYGVSTPPNSYNLIVILTHEYKNIWEDMKKSKNWYHKFMYVFAPPGWSHDGSTLTIKQMREEMAKGKKYEDFK; encoded by the coding sequence ATGGATTTCACTAACCCCTTAGTTTACGGTGTTCCGGTTTTTCTAGCTCTTATTGCCTTAGAGCTGACTTACAGTAAAATTTTAGATGATAAGCAACTCTATAATTGGAAGGATTTATTATCTAGTGTCTCACTTGGTATAGGGTCGGCTGTAATTGCCGCATTAATAAAAACGATTTCAATGATCGTTATTTTTGATTTTGTATATAATATTTTCAATCCACTAGTTGATGGTGTTCGTACAAATATTATGGGATACGAGTCTTTTGGATACGTTTGGTACATTTGGGTAATTTGTATGCTTTTAGATGACTTTACCTATTACTGGTTTCACAGACAAAATCATATGGTTCGGTTTTTCTGGGCAGCACATATAGTGCATCATTCCTCAGATAATTTCAATTTAGGAACTGCCGTTAGAAACGGTTGGTTTACGATCTTTTACAAGCCTTTTTTCTATGTATGGATAGTAATTATTGGTTTTCCACCAGAAATGCTTGTCGTTTGCTTAGGTATTGAAGCGTTGTGGCAATTTCAACTGCATACACAGTATATTAAGAAAATGGGATTTATTGAGAAATTCGTTAATACGCATACCATGCACCAAGTTCACCACGCAAGGAATATTGAGTATATGGACAAAAATCATGGTGGTTTCTTAAATATATTTGATAGAATCTTTGGAACGTGGAAAGAACTTGACGAGACAATTCCAATCGAATATGGAGTTTCAACTCCACCAAATTCTTATAATTTAATTGTTATTCTTACGCACGAATACAAAAATATTTGGGAGGATATGAAAAAATCTAAGAACTGGTATCACAAGTTTATGTATGTTTTTGCACCTCCTGGATGGAGTCACGATGGGAGTACACTAACCATAAAGCAAATGCGAGAGGAAATGGCAAAAGGAAAGAAGTATGAGGACTTTAAATAA
- a CDS encoding SLC13 family permease: MELPIILVFIIIGISIVLFVTELFPVDKISFFIIVALVLLQLTTPEEAISGFANPATITVLALMILAVGLEENGVIQLLSDGIKKLKILPLILLTPAFMFISASISAFISTTAVVIIFIKIITRLSEKYGFSSSRLLMPISFAGILGGSCTLMGTSTNLIVNAIAKKQGVEAFSFFEFTWYGIIFFLIGLVIMTFASRFLPKKKQRSLSSDYDIESYVFTVKVTEDSPLIGKRFGDIEFMNQEDSRLLKLIRNNQVINDPGKYIKLMANDNLVLMSDLDNFQAFMKENGFVLNEKRQKQQLENYNKDEENDLTYIETLILPGSNLIGKTLKGLRRMSFEGAFPIAIKKRRNLRNTQERLLRKNIDDINLKPGDRVLLEMQEHKISDLYNIENIAILNEHEFKPNVSKSKRMMALFILLGVISLAATSVISILTASLVGVSAMLLTNIIQLESVYQKVNWQIIFLLAGMIPLGIAMTNSGADLWISTHLLSIMRNQDPTIVLGLLFGITIILSGVISNNATAIIMAPIAIAVASGLNLDIKPFLLAVMFGSNFSFFTPVGYQTNTLIYGTGVYKFKHFLIIGGVLSLTLWIVGTLLLSSSL; the protein is encoded by the coding sequence ATGGAGCTACCTATCATATTGGTTTTTATTATTATTGGTATTAGCATTGTTCTTTTTGTAACAGAGCTCTTTCCTGTAGATAAAATTTCTTTTTTCATTATTGTAGCCTTAGTGTTACTGCAACTCACTACTCCAGAAGAAGCTATTAGTGGTTTTGCCAATCCGGCAACAATAACAGTTTTAGCTTTAATGATTTTAGCCGTTGGGCTTGAAGAAAATGGTGTCATACAATTGCTTTCAGATGGTATTAAAAAACTAAAAATATTACCACTTATCTTATTAACTCCTGCTTTTATGTTTATATCCGCAAGTATATCTGCATTTATAAGCACTACTGCAGTCGTCATTATATTTATAAAAATAATAACAAGATTATCAGAAAAATATGGTTTCTCTTCGTCTCGTTTATTAATGCCCATTTCATTTGCTGGCATATTGGGTGGTAGTTGTACATTAATGGGTACTTCTACAAATTTAATTGTGAATGCCATTGCAAAAAAACAAGGGGTTGAAGCGTTTAGCTTTTTTGAATTTACATGGTATGGCATCATTTTTTTTCTAATAGGATTGGTAATTATGACGTTTGCTTCCCGTTTTTTACCGAAGAAAAAACAAAGAAGTCTATCTAGTGATTATGATATTGAATCTTATGTTTTCACGGTAAAAGTCACGGAAGACTCTCCCTTAATTGGTAAAAGATTTGGAGACATTGAATTTATGAATCAAGAAGATTCTAGGTTACTTAAATTAATTCGAAATAATCAAGTTATTAATGATCCAGGAAAATATATTAAACTCATGGCTAATGATAATTTAGTATTGATGAGTGATTTAGATAATTTCCAAGCTTTTATGAAGGAAAATGGTTTTGTTTTAAACGAAAAACGTCAAAAACAACAACTTGAAAATTATAATAAAGATGAGGAAAATGACCTCACTTATATTGAAACTCTAATATTACCAGGCTCCAATCTTATTGGAAAAACACTAAAAGGCTTGCGTCGAATGTCTTTTGAAGGTGCATTTCCAATTGCTATAAAAAAACGAAGAAACTTAAGAAATACTCAAGAGCGTTTATTACGAAAAAATATAGACGATATTAATCTTAAACCTGGTGACCGCGTTCTACTTGAAATGCAAGAGCACAAAATTTCAGATTTATATAATATTGAAAACATTGCTATTTTAAATGAACACGAGTTTAAACCCAATGTGTCAAAATCGAAACGGATGATGGCGCTTTTTATTTTGTTAGGTGTCATTTCACTCGCAGCTACTAGTGTAATTAGCATTTTAACAGCTTCACTCGTTGGTGTTTCTGCTATGCTACTCACCAATATTATTCAGCTTGAAAGCGTTTATCAAAAGGTAAATTGGCAAATTATTTTTTTATTAGCGGGTATGATTCCGTTGGGAATTGCTATGACTAATAGCGGAGCAGATCTTTGGATTTCAACACATTTACTGAGTATAATGCGTAACCAAGATCCAACTATTGTTTTAGGGTTATTATTTGGGATCACTATAATTCTGTCTGGTGTCATATCGAATAACGCTACCGCTATTATTATGGCACCAATTGCTATTGCCGTGGCTAGTGGCTTAAATTTAGATATAAAACCATTTTTACTAGCCGTTATGTTTGGTTCAAATTTTAGCTTCTTTACACCTGTTGGCTACCAAACTAACACCCTTATTTATGGAACGGGAGTTTATAAATTTAAACACTTTTTAATCATTGGAGGCGTACTGTCTTTAACGCTATGGATTGTAGGCACGCTTTTATTATCAAGTAGTTTATGA
- a CDS encoding phospholipase A — translation MIICLINATSSKLNAQSYTKEEIEDSLAQRPYFSIHKDNYFITGVPTNRAIGSTTANAKYQISFKQVLTRSRLPLDAYLFLTYTQKSFWNIYAESSPFNDVNFNPSVAIGKVFYDKKNRLKGLGTLSFEHESNGRDSIASRSWNRLSLEYTTSINKNTIASFEVWAPFSYKEGNPDLLEYVGLGQINLSHTFKPDKLIFDLRLRKGLNLDAKGAIRSRIYYNPFGNNISNQYLMLEWYVGQGEGLLNYQQSQSMIRLGYVIRTNEFKWFSGKK, via the coding sequence TTGATTATTTGTTTAATCAATGCCACTTCCTCTAAATTGAATGCGCAGTCCTATACTAAGGAGGAAATTGAAGATTCCTTAGCGCAAAGACCCTATTTTTCTATTCACAAGGATAATTATTTTATTACTGGAGTTCCAACAAATAGAGCTATTGGTAGTACAACGGCAAATGCTAAATACCAAATAAGCTTTAAACAGGTTCTAACGCGAAGCAGATTACCGTTAGACGCATACTTATTTTTGACATATACACAGAAATCTTTTTGGAATATTTATGCAGAATCATCACCCTTTAATGATGTAAATTTTAATCCGTCTGTTGCTATAGGTAAAGTTTTTTATGATAAAAAAAATCGTTTAAAAGGTCTGGGAACATTGTCATTTGAACATGAATCTAATGGAAGAGATAGTATTGCTTCTAGAAGCTGGAATCGTTTGAGTTTAGAATACACGACTTCCATTAATAAAAATACCATTGCTAGTTTCGAGGTTTGGGCTCCGTTTTCATATAAGGAAGGTAATCCAGATCTCCTAGAGTATGTAGGTTTAGGGCAGATTAATTTGTCGCATACGTTTAAGCCAGATAAATTAATTTTTGATTTAAGATTACGAAAAGGACTCAATTTGGACGCTAAAGGCGCAATCCGATCTCGTATATATTATAACCCATTTGGTAACAATATATCTAATCAATATTTAATGCTAGAATGGTATGTTGGCCAAGGTGAAGGGCTGCTTAATTATCAACAATCGCAGAGCATGATTCGCTTAGGATATGTTATAAGGACCAATGAATTTAAATGGTTTAGTGGTAAGAAGTAG
- a CDS encoding metal-dependent hydrolase — MDSLTQIVLGAAVGEAVLGKKVGNKAILYGAIAGTIPDLDIFASYFTDTVSALAIHRGFTHSILFSVLFAPVFGWLVSRYETYKDFKGWSWLFFWALITHPILDAHTTWGTQLFWPLDLRLAFKTIFVVDPLYTIPFLVFLILAMFQKRTSAKRRLYNGIGLTVSTTYLALTFVLKSLAFTHFENALETQNIAYKQIDTRPSPLNTILWNANVETQDEYLLGDYSFFDTQDIQFESYPKNHHLLGDLIQNEKVKQMITISEGWFTINKIDDKLYYNDLRFGLLSMEPQSQNFVFRYLIDVDASGNVNFIEQEKTQRDGKKLILDLWERLKGN; from the coding sequence ATGGACTCACTTACACAAATTGTTTTAGGCGCAGCCGTAGGAGAAGCTGTTTTAGGGAAAAAAGTTGGCAATAAAGCTATTTTATATGGTGCCATTGCTGGTACAATTCCAGATTTAGACATCTTTGCATCTTACTTCACCGATACGGTATCTGCATTAGCGATTCATCGTGGCTTTACGCATTCTATTCTATTTTCGGTGCTCTTTGCTCCTGTTTTTGGTTGGCTGGTGTCTCGTTATGAAACATATAAAGACTTCAAAGGTTGGTCGTGGCTGTTTTTCTGGGCTTTAATAACTCATCCCATTTTAGATGCGCATACCACTTGGGGAACGCAATTATTCTGGCCGCTGGATTTAAGATTAGCTTTTAAAACCATTTTTGTTGTTGATCCATTATATACCATACCTTTTTTAGTGTTTTTGATTTTAGCGATGTTTCAAAAACGAACCTCAGCTAAACGGCGTCTGTATAACGGTATTGGACTTACGGTAAGCACAACCTATTTAGCGTTAACATTTGTACTTAAAAGTTTAGCATTCACCCATTTTGAAAACGCTTTAGAAACGCAAAATATAGCTTACAAACAAATAGACACAAGACCATCTCCTCTAAATACTATTTTATGGAATGCTAATGTGGAAACACAAGACGAGTATTTATTAGGTGATTATTCCTTTTTTGATACTCAAGATATTCAATTTGAATCCTATCCAAAAAATCATCACTTACTGGGTGATTTAATCCAAAACGAAAAAGTAAAACAAATGATTACTATTTCTGAAGGTTGGTTTACCATTAACAAAATAGACGATAAATTATACTATAATGACTTGCGTTTTGGGTTATTAAGTATGGAACCACAATCACAAAACTTCGTTTTTAGGTATTTAATTGACGTTGATGCTTCCGGAAATGTTAACTTCATAGAACAAGAGAAAACACAACGCGATGGCAAAAAACTGATACTTGATTTATGGGAAAGATTAAAAGGGAATTAA
- a CDS encoding universal stress protein encodes MKLLDHILLGQDFGKSSTNTLNAATKLAEVFKSKITSIYVLPDDIASEKAKGLLEEAAKSKLNDTFNTLKEHGVDVKEPLLKYGSTSDVITKAAVDIQANIIVLGAGNATEDSKFRLGTTTERIIQKSDKPVFIIKENTPLTVTQILCPVDFSSTSKRALTNAILICKKFKAELTILSVCDVDTTSWLMSREALEDENDSRCQKHKERFDHFLKEFNLAGVNWTKDIRRGNPAEEILSAIWQKKSDLLVMGTTGKTGLNRILLGSVAQKVIREVPCSLLALKSEDAFKLELDTNIKDLEQAYHMGVKLMENHFYDEAVAQFKSCLNINSMHIPAYFELAKAYDKLNEPNLSKAYRDKGNDIKEQLWHTKIEDEVRKLRGS; translated from the coding sequence ATGAAACTACTCGATCACATTTTGTTAGGTCAGGATTTCGGAAAATCCTCAACGAACACGTTAAATGCTGCAACTAAATTAGCTGAAGTTTTTAAATCAAAAATCACTTCAATTTACGTATTACCCGATGATATTGCTAGCGAAAAAGCCAAAGGACTACTTGAAGAAGCTGCAAAGTCTAAACTAAACGATACATTTAATACACTCAAGGAACATGGCGTCGATGTAAAAGAACCATTACTTAAATATGGTTCAACTTCAGATGTTATCACTAAAGCAGCTGTAGATATTCAAGCAAATATTATTGTTCTTGGTGCTGGCAACGCTACAGAAGATTCTAAATTTAGATTAGGCACTACTACAGAGCGAATTATTCAAAAAAGTGATAAGCCTGTTTTTATAATCAAAGAAAACACACCATTAACTGTCACTCAAATTTTATGCCCTGTTGATTTTTCTTCAACATCAAAGCGCGCACTTACAAATGCGATTCTAATTTGTAAGAAATTTAAGGCAGAATTAACGATACTATCAGTTTGTGATGTTGATACGACGTCTTGGTTAATGTCCAGAGAGGCTTTAGAGGATGAAAACGATAGTAGATGTCAAAAGCATAAAGAAAGGTTTGATCATTTTTTAAAAGAATTCAATTTAGCAGGTGTTAATTGGACTAAAGACATACGAAGAGGTAATCCTGCAGAGGAAATTTTAAGTGCTATTTGGCAAAAAAAATCGGATTTACTCGTTATGGGTACAACAGGTAAAACAGGTTTAAACCGTATACTTCTTGGTAGCGTTGCACAAAAAGTAATTCGTGAAGTGCCGTGTTCATTGTTGGCTTTAAAATCTGAGGATGCCTTTAAGTTAGAGTTAGATACTAATATTAAGGACTTGGAGCAAGCTTACCATATGGGAGTAAAGCTCATGGAAAATCATTTTTATGATGAAGCGGTTGCGCAATTTAAAAGCTGTTTAAATATTAATAGTATGCATATACCAGCTTATTTTGAATTGGCCAAAGCGTATGATAAGCTAAACGAACCCAATTTATCTAAAGCGTATAGAGATAAAGGAAACGATATAAAAGAACAGCTTTGGCACACCAAAATAGAGGATGAAGTGCGTAAGTTAAGAGGTAGTTGA